The window GAGCGCGCGCTCAACCTGCCGAGCGGGCCCTACGACGTCCCGATCATGCTCCGGGACGCCCTGCTCGACGAGAACGGCCAGCTCGTCTACACCGTCCACCCGCCGGAGCGGACCACGATCCTCGCCAACGGCGTGGTGACCCCGCACTTCCCGGTCGCCCGGCGCAAGTACCGCTTCCGGTTCCTCAACAGCGCGACCGAACGGGTCTTCCGCCTCAAGATCGGCGGCGTCGACATGACCCAGATCGCCTCCGACGGCGGGCTGCTCCCCGCGCCCGTGCCCCGGTCCGAGCTCGTGCTCGGCTCGGCGGAGCGCGCCGACGTCGTGATCGACTTCTCCCAGGTCGCGATCGGCACGCAGCTGGTGCTCTACGACGTCTCCGGTGCGGTGCTGCGGTTCGACGTGACGCGGGACGCCGACGACCGGAGCCGGGTGCCGGCCACCCTGCGGCCGCTGCCGTCGCTGGCCGCCGCCGCCGTCGACCGCGTGCTCTCGATGAAGTTCGACCTGTCCGGCCCCGAGCCGATCGGGCTCATCAACGGGCAGACGTTCGACCCGAACCGGGTCGACTTCCAGGTCAAACGGGGCTCGACGGAGATCTGGGAGCTCCACAACGACGACGTCGAGCTCGGCATCCCGCACACGTTCCACGTGCACCTCGAGCAGTTCCGGGTGCTCGACCGGGGCGGGAAGCCGCCGTCACTGGACGACGCGGGGCGCAAGGACACGGTCTTCCTCGCGCCGGGGGAGCCGGTCCGGATCCAGGTGAAGTTCACCGACTACCTCGGCAAGTACCTGTACCACTGCCACTACCTGGAGCATTCGGTGCACGGGATGATGGGCCAGGTGGAGATCGTCGAGTAGCGGTGCACCGCATCCACGCCGTCCGTACTGGAGGAACTGTGTCAGGTTCTGCCGCTTCGACCGGGCCGGTCACGATCGACGTCTGGCTCGCGGGGCACCCGATCCCGCATTTCCACGACACCGCCCGGGAAGCCGCCGAGTCGTTTTCCCGGGCCCACCCCGGCTACCAGATCCGCCTCCGGGAGGTCGGCTTCCGGGAACTGCCGGGTGCGGTCGCGCGCGCGGCGGCGGAAGGCAGGCCGCCGGACCTGGCGGAGTACTACTTCACCGCCACCCAGCTGGCGCTCGACACGCGCGCCGGCGGCGGACGGCCGCTGTTCACCCCGCTCCAGGACGCCATCGGGGACCGCACGAAGATCCTGGGCGAGCCGGTGGTGCTCGACGACGTCGTGCCCGCCGTCCGGGACTACTACAGCCAGGGCGGCCGGCTGGTCTCGATGCCGACCGTGGTGTCGACCGCGGTCCTGTTCGCCAACCAGGACCTGCTGACGCGGGCCGGTGTCGACCGGATGCCGGCGACGTGGCAAGAACTCGAAGCGGCCTGCGAGGCGGTGTCGCGGCTGCCCGGCGCGCCCGCCCACGGCGTCGCGTGGCCCAACCACGGCTGGATGTTCCAGATGGAGGTCGCCGCGCAGGGCGGGCTGCTCGGCGACCACGACAACGGCCGGTCCGGGCGGGCGACGCGGGTCGCGCTGGACTCACCGGAGATGCTCACCTACGTGCGGTGGTGGCGGCGGATGCACGACCGCGGCCACTACCTGCACACCGGCACGCCGCGGGACTGGCTGGCCGGCATGGAAGCCTTCCGGCGCCAGGAGGTCGCGTTCGTGGTCAGTTCGTCGGCGGTCGGGCTGATGCTGTCGGACATGGCCGCCGAGGCCGGGTTCGGGCTGACGACCGGCCACCTGCCGCACAACGGGGACCGGCCGCGCGCGGGCAGCCTCCTCGGCGGCCAGTCGATGTTCCTGACCGCGGGCCTTCCTCGGGAGAAGGAGGACGGCGCGCTCGCGTTCACGCAGCACCTGCTCAACCCGCACCACGCACTGCGGCGCGGGTACACCGGGTCGTTGCCGGTGACGGCCGGGGCGCAGCGGCAGCTCGCGGCCGAGGGCTGGTTCGACCGGCACCCGTACTTCGGCGTCGCGGTGGAGCAGGTCGCCGGGTCGAACGGGACGCCGGCGGCCGCCGGCGCGATGATGGGCGACCTGAGCGGCATCCAGGACGCGATGACCGCGGCCATGCACGACGTGCTGACCGTTCGCGCGGACCCGGCTTCCCGGTTCCTCGCGGCGACCCAGGAGGCGCAGGCACGCCTCGACCGCTACAACGCCTCGTGCCTGGGGAATCCTCCCTCGACGCCGGAGGCCCTCGAGGCAGGCTGAGGCGACGCAACGGAAAGAGTCCAGCCGACGCGCGTCGGCTGGACTTTTTTCGTGCCCGGGCCAAGGACCTGGTCACGAAAAAGCCGGGGCGGACAACGCGTGTCCGTCCCGGCTTCGGTGTGGCGTCAAGCGGCCTTCGGCAGATCCGTGCCCGGTGCGTCGTTCTCGGCGTCCAACCAGGACGGACCGGGTGCCGGCATGCGCGGGGCGAGCCGCAGCACCCGGGCCGCCAGGCCCGGCTTGAACATGGTCTCCGGCCCGGCGACCATGCCGGCCACCCGCAGGAACGCCTTGGTGACCTTCGGGTCCCTGCTCGTGGCGTACTGCACGCGGGCCATGTACGCGTTGGCGAAGCGGGTCCTCGCCGAGCGCTCACCGGGCACCTCGGGGAAGGCGAGGTCGCCGCCCGCGTTCATCTCCCACGGCGTCCGGACCGCGTCCGCGACCACCTTGAGGAACTTCTTCGGCTCGATGCGGCCCGTTCCCCTCTCCCGCAGCATGTCCCGCAGCGCCATCGCCTCGATCGCGGTGACGGTCATGCCCTGGCCGTAGAGCGGGTTGAAGCTGGCGACGGCGTCGCCGAGCACGACCAGCCCGTCCGGGAACCGGGTCAGCTGCTCGTAGCGACGGCGCACGCTCGTCGGGAACCCGAAGCTGGTCGCGTTCTCCAGCGGCTCCGACTCGCGGATCGCGTCGTAGATGACCGACTTCGGCAGCGTGCGGGCGAACTCGAGGAAGCCGGCGGGATCGGTCGGCGGGTGGTCGCCGAGGATGCCGGTCAGCGACAGCACGCAGACGCCGTCACCGAGCTGGCCGAAGAACGCGCCGCGCGGGTGCGCGGGGGAGGCGATGAAGACGATCGACTGCGCGCCTTCGAACCACTTGGGGTCGACCCGGTAGTGCCGGGTCGTGTAGGTGAGGCCGATCTTGATGCGGTCCTCCGCGGGCCGCTGGTAGCCGAGCTCGGCCAGCCAGGCCGGGGTGCGCGACCCGCGTCCGGTGGCGTCGACCACCAGGTCGGCTTCGAGCTCGAGCTCCGCGCCGTCCGACTGCCGGCGCACGAGCACGCCGGTCACCCGGTCGCCCGCCGGGGTGCTCAACGGCCGGAGGATGTCGTGGCGCTCCAGGTACCGGACGTTCGGCAGCGCGGCCACCCGGCCACGCACGTGGTATTCGAGCACCGGCCGGGACGGGGCCAGCATCACCAGGCCGACATCGGTCGGCGCGATCGGCCGTCCGTTGAAGTGCCAGCGGATCCGGCCGATGTCCGAAGCCAGCGCTCCGGTGGCGAGGACTTCCTCGGTCAGCCCGGGGAACAGCTCCTCGACGATCATGAGGCCGCGTGAGTGCAGGCCGTGTGCGTGGTGCGAATGGGGGGTGCCCCGCCGTGACTTCCGCACGCCGATCAGATCGTCCCGGTCGATGACGACCACGTCCGAAAAGGACTCGGCGAGTACACGCGCGGCAAGGGTGCCGGCCATGCTGCCACCGAGGACGACCGCGCGCTCTCTGGTCAGGTTCATCGTGGTTCCTTTCCCGGTATGGGCTCGAAGGTAACAGCGGCGCGACGCCTTCCGGTTATCGTGGAGTGCCGGACCGGCCGCGACCCGGCCGGGTGAAGGTGGCGGCCAGCGCACACTGGAAGATGCGAGTCGATGATCACCGTGTCAGCGTCATTCTTCGGAATCAGAGTGACACCGCCCGTGGTGTCCAGGGTTTGACAACTGGGTCCGTGGCGGAGGTGCCCGACGTGTTGTCAACGGAAGGGGCAGGAACGTGACCGTCGAAAACGCGCCACCGAAAGCGGGGCGCCGAGAATGGATCACTCTCGCAGTGTTGATCTTGCCGACACTGCTGGTCACGATG of the Amycolatopsis sp. NBC_01488 genome contains:
- a CDS encoding multicopper oxidase family protein, translating into MTLGGITAGSAIGGMLLIPHAPTPASAGVAAADDGGGHTGHGQAAGGHFTVGTPFTQRMPVPRELTPRTRSGVDTFTIPIQPAQAEFVPGQPTPVRTYAGQFVGPTIRAKTGRPVRITFTNQLTGPTNVHLHGGHVPHDSDGYPMDLIAPGASRDYDYPNNQQGATLWYHDHAHGLEAENVYLGLHGFYIVEDDAERALNLPSGPYDVPIMLRDALLDENGQLVYTVHPPERTTILANGVVTPHFPVARRKYRFRFLNSATERVFRLKIGGVDMTQIASDGGLLPAPVPRSELVLGSAERADVVIDFSQVAIGTQLVLYDVSGAVLRFDVTRDADDRSRVPATLRPLPSLAAAAVDRVLSMKFDLSGPEPIGLINGQTFDPNRVDFQVKRGSTEIWELHNDDVELGIPHTFHVHLEQFRVLDRGGKPPSLDDAGRKDTVFLAPGEPVRIQVKFTDYLGKYLYHCHYLEHSVHGMMGQVEIVE
- a CDS encoding extracellular solute-binding protein, with the translated sequence MSGSAASTGPVTIDVWLAGHPIPHFHDTAREAAESFSRAHPGYQIRLREVGFRELPGAVARAAAEGRPPDLAEYYFTATQLALDTRAGGGRPLFTPLQDAIGDRTKILGEPVVLDDVVPAVRDYYSQGGRLVSMPTVVSTAVLFANQDLLTRAGVDRMPATWQELEAACEAVSRLPGAPAHGVAWPNHGWMFQMEVAAQGGLLGDHDNGRSGRATRVALDSPEMLTYVRWWRRMHDRGHYLHTGTPRDWLAGMEAFRRQEVAFVVSSSAVGLMLSDMAAEAGFGLTTGHLPHNGDRPRAGSLLGGQSMFLTAGLPREKEDGALAFTQHLLNPHHALRRGYTGSLPVTAGAQRQLAAEGWFDRHPYFGVAVEQVAGSNGTPAAAGAMMGDLSGIQDAMTAAMHDVLTVRADPASRFLAATQEAQARLDRYNASCLGNPPSTPEALEAG
- a CDS encoding FAD-dependent oxidoreductase; this encodes MNLTRERAVVLGGSMAGTLAARVLAESFSDVVVIDRDDLIGVRKSRRGTPHSHHAHGLHSRGLMIVEELFPGLTEEVLATGALASDIGRIRWHFNGRPIAPTDVGLVMLAPSRPVLEYHVRGRVAALPNVRYLERHDILRPLSTPAGDRVTGVLVRRQSDGAELELEADLVVDATGRGSRTPAWLAELGYQRPAEDRIKIGLTYTTRHYRVDPKWFEGAQSIVFIASPAHPRGAFFGQLGDGVCVLSLTGILGDHPPTDPAGFLEFARTLPKSVIYDAIRESEPLENATSFGFPTSVRRRYEQLTRFPDGLVVLGDAVASFNPLYGQGMTVTAIEAMALRDMLRERGTGRIEPKKFLKVVADAVRTPWEMNAGGDLAFPEVPGERSARTRFANAYMARVQYATSRDPKVTKAFLRVAGMVAGPETMFKPGLAARVLRLAPRMPAPGPSWLDAENDAPGTDLPKAA